One region of Pagrus major chromosome 7, Pma_NU_1.0 genomic DNA includes:
- the LOC140999994 gene encoding uncharacterized protein isoform X2, whose product MQAVRVKYRDRQKYICYEGQLTFKSFLECVSKKFEIPTLDLKVYDDLNTEVDEDAFAFLVTKPDLGVLEVCLPTGSDFEDSVSPSTSHSIASSNSSFLSSGADNEGDSDDTIILQPSPAQRNRADVTRLAQNIENILREKPGGERILAEYARKKSLTDSRRRDMVKILVAHMASEHGTSPSRRVKEDYAKGITALFPYLADPQGTLGYEQYYNPVDGSGFLAWRVKTLQKEASEGQKKRNPQPLTGGPDSGDRTPFSKENQLTTETQCREAIALMKHTTDEAIIKEKMRQTFTHRQAMVHDPVKSSEIFTTFPRFLDITGLIEQDFSLMFGDDISAKFLEKWPTHYRQKVLEQSRGLTQTSDLEDLLHNAESTTEELEDGWDSEMSSILLLIHLMPPSPHGRNKRPGKLSARQAIEHLVKFIKTGTSVEGHLDSITESRQPYLLAVGTKRSAVHKYFIVIDKHAIPCQSPDSLASFDELFKAHFVFATSYNRDLANVYHFLQTAVYQIDAATTKVNPRVKEMRARMLH is encoded by the exons ATGCAGGCTGTAAGAGTGAAATACCGAGACCGCcagaaatacatttgttatgAAGGGCAACTGACCTTCAAATCATTTTTGGAGTGTG TTTCCAAGAAATTTGAAATTCCTACCTTGGACTTAAAAGTCTATGATGATTTGAACACTGAAGTTGACGAGGATGCGTTTGCGTTTCTTGTAACGAAACCAGACCTGGGTGTGCTTGAGGTCTGTTTGCCCACGGGCTCAGATTTTGAGG ATTCAGTGAGCCCCTCTACAAGCCACTCCATTGCCAGCAGCAACAGCTCCTTTCTCAGCTCTGGTGCAGATAATGAAGGGGACTCTGATGACACCATCATTTTGCAGCCTAGTCCTGCCCAAAGAAACAGAGCCGACGTGACTCGTCTCGCTCAG AACATTGAAAACATTCTGAGGGAGaaacctggaggagagaggatccTTGCAGAGTATGCTCGGAAAAAAAGCCTAACAGATTCCAGAAGACGTGACATGGTGAAGATATTGGTTGCACACATGGCGAGTGAACATGG GACAAGTCCTTCAAGGCGTGTTAAAGAGGACTACGCAAAGGGCATCACTGCCTTGTTTCCATACCTGGCCGATCCCCAGGGCACTTTGGGCTAT GAGCAGTATTACAATCCAGTAGATGGGAGTGGATTTCTTGCATGGAGAGTGAAAACGCTTCAAAAAGAAGCCTCagaaggacaaaagaaaagaaaccctCAGCCACTGACAG GTGGTCCAGATTCTGGTGACAGAACCCCCTTCAGTAAGGAAAACCAGCTAACCACAGAAACCCAGTGTCGTGAGGCCATCGCACTGATGAAGCATACAACTGATGAAGCAATCATCAAGGAGAAGATGAGACAGACCTTCACCCATCGCCAAGCAATGGTTCATGACCCAGTGAAGTCCTCTGAAATATTCACCACCTTTCCAAGATTTCTTGACATCACAGGACTG ATAGAGCAGGATTTCAGTCTGATGTTTGGTGATGACATCTCTGCAAAGTTCCTGGAGAAGTGGCCTACTCACTACAGGCAGAAAGTCCTTGAACAAAGCCGTGGCCTCACCCAGACAAGCGACCTTGAAGATCTCCTTCATAACGCTGAATCCACAACAGAAGAACTGGAAGATG GATGGGACAGTGAGATGTCCTCCATCTTGCTCCTTATACACCTCATGCCACCATCACCTCATGGCCGCAACAAGAGACCAGGAAAGCTCTCCGCCAGACAAGCCATTGAACACCTTGTGAAATTTATCAAG ACTGGGACCAGTGTTGAGGGGCATCTGGACAGCATCACAGAGAGCCGTCAACCCTATCTACTGGCTGTGGGGACCAAGAGGAGCGCCGTACACAAATATTTCATTGTGATTGACAAACATGCAATCCCGTGTCAGTCACCAGATTCTCTTGCCTCTTTTGACGAGCTTTTCAAAGCTCATTTCGTCTTCGCTACCTCGTACAACAGGGATCTGGCAAATGTCTACCACTTCTTGCAAACCGCTGTTTACCAGATTGATGCTGCTACCACCAAGGTGAATCCCAGGGTCAAAGAGATGAGAGCTCGGATGCTGCACTGA
- the LOC140999994 gene encoding uncharacterized protein isoform X1, with translation MQAVRVKYRDRQKYICYEGQLTFKSFLECVSKKFEIPTLDLKVYDDLNTEVDEDAFAFLVTKPDLGVLEVCLPTGSDFEDSVSPSTSHSIASSNSSFLSSGADNEGDSDDTIILQPSPAQRNRADVTRLAQVVSFADGEIKIKMVILIKRNIENILREKPGGERILAEYARKKSLTDSRRRDMVKILVAHMASEHGTSPSRRVKEDYAKGITALFPYLADPQGTLGYEQYYNPVDGSGFLAWRVKTLQKEASEGQKKRNPQPLTGGPDSGDRTPFSKENQLTTETQCREAIALMKHTTDEAIIKEKMRQTFTHRQAMVHDPVKSSEIFTTFPRFLDITGLIEQDFSLMFGDDISAKFLEKWPTHYRQKVLEQSRGLTQTSDLEDLLHNAESTTEELEDGWDSEMSSILLLIHLMPPSPHGRNKRPGKLSARQAIEHLVKFIKTGTSVEGHLDSITESRQPYLLAVGTKRSAVHKYFIVIDKHAIPCQSPDSLASFDELFKAHFVFATSYNRDLANVYHFLQTAVYQIDAATTKVNPRVKEMRARMLH, from the exons ATGCAGGCTGTAAGAGTGAAATACCGAGACCGCcagaaatacatttgttatgAAGGGCAACTGACCTTCAAATCATTTTTGGAGTGTG TTTCCAAGAAATTTGAAATTCCTACCTTGGACTTAAAAGTCTATGATGATTTGAACACTGAAGTTGACGAGGATGCGTTTGCGTTTCTTGTAACGAAACCAGACCTGGGTGTGCTTGAGGTCTGTTTGCCCACGGGCTCAGATTTTGAGG ATTCAGTGAGCCCCTCTACAAGCCACTCCATTGCCAGCAGCAACAGCTCCTTTCTCAGCTCTGGTGCAGATAATGAAGGGGACTCTGATGACACCATCATTTTGCAGCCTAGTCCTGCCCAAAGAAACAGAGCCGACGTGACTCGTCTCGCTCAGGTAGTAAGCTTTGCAGATGGAGAGATCAAGATCAAGATGGTGATTCTGATAAAAAGG AACATTGAAAACATTCTGAGGGAGaaacctggaggagagaggatccTTGCAGAGTATGCTCGGAAAAAAAGCCTAACAGATTCCAGAAGACGTGACATGGTGAAGATATTGGTTGCACACATGGCGAGTGAACATGG GACAAGTCCTTCAAGGCGTGTTAAAGAGGACTACGCAAAGGGCATCACTGCCTTGTTTCCATACCTGGCCGATCCCCAGGGCACTTTGGGCTAT GAGCAGTATTACAATCCAGTAGATGGGAGTGGATTTCTTGCATGGAGAGTGAAAACGCTTCAAAAAGAAGCCTCagaaggacaaaagaaaagaaaccctCAGCCACTGACAG GTGGTCCAGATTCTGGTGACAGAACCCCCTTCAGTAAGGAAAACCAGCTAACCACAGAAACCCAGTGTCGTGAGGCCATCGCACTGATGAAGCATACAACTGATGAAGCAATCATCAAGGAGAAGATGAGACAGACCTTCACCCATCGCCAAGCAATGGTTCATGACCCAGTGAAGTCCTCTGAAATATTCACCACCTTTCCAAGATTTCTTGACATCACAGGACTG ATAGAGCAGGATTTCAGTCTGATGTTTGGTGATGACATCTCTGCAAAGTTCCTGGAGAAGTGGCCTACTCACTACAGGCAGAAAGTCCTTGAACAAAGCCGTGGCCTCACCCAGACAAGCGACCTTGAAGATCTCCTTCATAACGCTGAATCCACAACAGAAGAACTGGAAGATG GATGGGACAGTGAGATGTCCTCCATCTTGCTCCTTATACACCTCATGCCACCATCACCTCATGGCCGCAACAAGAGACCAGGAAAGCTCTCCGCCAGACAAGCCATTGAACACCTTGTGAAATTTATCAAG ACTGGGACCAGTGTTGAGGGGCATCTGGACAGCATCACAGAGAGCCGTCAACCCTATCTACTGGCTGTGGGGACCAAGAGGAGCGCCGTACACAAATATTTCATTGTGATTGACAAACATGCAATCCCGTGTCAGTCACCAGATTCTCTTGCCTCTTTTGACGAGCTTTTCAAAGCTCATTTCGTCTTCGCTACCTCGTACAACAGGGATCTGGCAAATGTCTACCACTTCTTGCAAACCGCTGTTTACCAGATTGATGCTGCTACCACCAAGGTGAATCCCAGGGTCAAAGAGATGAGAGCTCGGATGCTGCACTGA